A stretch of Gasterosteus aculeatus chromosome 4, fGasAcu3.hap1.1, whole genome shotgun sequence DNA encodes these proteins:
- the cbll1 gene encoding E3 ubiquitin-protein ligase Hakai isoform X1: protein MDQSDNDLQGSDGSGSLGGPDVRRQIPIKLISKQPIRSKPPLRTQRPSSRPSKSGTGEDDNFGFKQEERFDCGAKSGDVFATQRRFPQALFWDYKLNLIGERDKVPIHFCDKCGLPIHLYGRMIPCKHVFCYDCALLHEKKGDKMCPGLTMYNCTDPVQRIEQSLRGSLYMCSVVPGCKRTYLSQRDLQAHVNHRHLRAAKSSAGRQEPAHLPLQSDDRFRVPPPHLPKNHVHLPNPLQHSSHDPYSQPPLPSAHEAPPPSALGPETFRISTVTTRKHSNLITVPIQDDSSSREPLSGGPGPGQPPHHHPGDYPGQPPVVSHAHHMMAPPQQHFGPPPPPPPPINHPMQHPPQTSGTPHMVYNQAPPPPMSTAPPPITPPPGHIMAQMPPYMNHPPPGPPPQHSGPPVNAPPPHHYNPNSMQQFPEDQGTLSPPFSQPGGVSPGMWPAPRGPPPPRMQGPPQGQMPGPHHPDQGRYRPYYQ from the exons ATGGACCAAAGCG ACAATGATCTTCAAGGAAGTGACGGCTCTGGGAGTTTGGGTGGCCCAGATGTCCGCAGACAAATCCCCATCAAACTAATATCCAAGCAGCCCATAAGGAGCAAACCTCCACTCCGCACCCAGAGACCCAGCAGCAGGCCATCTAAAAGTGGGACTGGAGAAGACG ATAACTTTGGCTTCAAGCAGGAGGAGAGGTTTGATTGTGGAGCTAAATCTGGTGATGTGTTTGCAACTCAGAGGAGATTCCCCCAGGCACTGTTCTGGGACTACAAG tTGAATTTGATCGGTGAAAGGGATAAAGTACCAATTCACTTTTGTGATAAATGCGGACTTCCTATCCACCTTTATGGACGAATG ATCCCCTgcaaacatgttttctgttaCGACTGTGCTTTGCTTCATGAGAAGAAAGGAGATAAGATGTGCCCTGG CCTCACCATGTACAACTGCACGGACCCGGTGCAGCGCATTGAACAGAGCCTGCGCGGCTCCCTTTATATGTGCAGCGTCGTGCCTGGATGCAAGCGGACCTACCTGTCTCAGCGGGACCTGCAGGCCCACGTTAATCACCGCCACCTGAGGGCGGCCAAGTCATCCGCCGGCCGTCAGGAGCCAGCGCACCTGCCCCTCCAATCCGACGACCGTTTCCGCGTGCCTCCCCCTCACCTTCCCAAGAACCACGTTCACCTGCCCAACCCGCTCCAGCACAGCAGTCACGACCCCTACAGTCAGCCGCCCCTGCCGTCAGCCcacgaagccccgccccccagtgCCCTGGGCCCCGAGACATTTCGCATCTCCACAGTGACGACCCGCAAGCATAGCAATCTCATCACAGTGCCCATTCAAGATGACTCTTCCTCTCGGGAGCCGCTCTCTGGAGGTCCGGGGCCCGGCCAGccaccccaccaccacccgGGGGACTATCCCGGTCAACCCCCTGTGGTGTCCCACGCTCACCACATGATGGCCCCACCGCAGCAGCACTTcggccccccaccacccccgccccctcctaTCAATCACCCCATGCAGCATCCTCCCCAGACTTCTGGTACGCCACACATGGTGTACAAccaggcccctccccccccaatgTCCACAGCTCCCCCTCCAATCACTCCTCCGCCTGGGCACATTATGGCCCAAATGCCCCCCTATATGAACCACCCGCCCCCAGGACCACCACCACAGCACAGTGGCCCCCCAGTCAACGCCCCCCCACCTCATCACTACAACCCCAACTCAATGCAGCAGTTCCCCGAAGACCAAGGCACCCTCAGTCCCCCGTTCAGCCAGCCAGGAGGGGTCAGCCCCGGGATGTGGCCCGCTCCGAGGGGGCCTCCACCACCACGAATGCAGGGTCCTCCCCAAGGCCAGATGCCTGGACCCCACCACCCAGATCAGGGCCGCTACCGGCCTTATTATCAGTAA
- the LOC120817497 gene encoding chloride anion exchanger has product MVTLRKQYAVARPVYSEDSLAQDHNKVYRQHKTIVDHMREYLTWDSKRAKNSAVSLLPIISWMRTYSVREWLLGDVVSGISTGMVAIMQGLAFSLLASLPPSYGLYTAFFPMLTYFFLGTSRHISVGSFPVLSLMVGAVVTRLVPEVGPPANITGFEDLTQEQQRVLVASSVTFLMGIFQLAMGILQVGFIVVYLSDTLVSGFTTAAAIHILVSQLKFVLGLTVPGISGPLSIIYTLKEIFDQITSTNICDLVMSIVIMMVVFIVKELNDKYKAKLPVPIPIEVFMTVIACGVSYGFNFQTRYDIDVVGKMVSGYESPIAPNVEVFQESAVEAFPIAIVGFAVAFSVAKVYSIKHDYTIDGNQELIAFGVSNIFGASFRSFAASTALSRTAVQESSGGKTQIAGLISAAMAMIVTLALGFLLEPLPTSVLGALVIVNLKGMLVQFREIPYLWIRDKPECVVWVGTCLGAILLGLDLGLAVGLGVELLTVVYRTQFPRCSVLANIPGTDLYKDRKDYTHISEIPGVKIFRIPSPIFFANIEFFRDKLVETVGFNPLRVLRKRNKALWKINKRLQKKEDDVTAKGPEELFGTTDGSGMNVDGQERPSDLKDLPFRVDWRAELPVDVTVPRVDLHSLILDFSAVSFLDISALKGLKAALKEFIRVDVEVYIVSCDECILEKLHSCRFFDEEILTSMFFPTLHDATLHVLDRSKDRSRGWVLSESRL; this is encoded by the exons ATGGTGACGTTGAGGAAACAATATGCGGTGGCCAGACCCGTGTACTCAGAGGACAGCTTGGCTCAAGATCACAACAAAGTTTACCGGCAGCACAAAACCATCGTGGACCATATGAGAGAGTATCTGAC CTGGGATTCGAAACGTGCCAAGAATTCAGCAGTGTCTCTACTGCCCATCATCAGCTGGATGAGGACCTACAGCGTCAGAGAGTGGCTGCTGGGCGATGTGGTGTCTGGGATCAGCACTGGAATGGTGGCCATTATGCAAG GACTGGccttctctctgctggcctCGCTTCCCCCGAGCTACGGCCTCTACACAGCCTTCTTCCCCATGCTAACGTACTTCTTCCTTGGTACTTCAAGACATATATCCGTAG GCTCTTTTCCAGTCCTGAGCCTCATGGTGGGAGCTGTGGTGACACGCCTGGTGCCAGAGGTTGGACCACCAGCCAACATCACTGGCTTTGAGGACCTGACTCAGGAGCAGCAGAGAGTCCTAGTGGCCTCGTCTGTAACCTTTCTTATGGGGATATTCCAG CTGGCGATGGGGATTCTTCAGGTGGGATTTATTGTCGTGTACCTGTCCGACACTCTGGTGTCCGGCTTCACCACAGCAGCTGCCATACACATCCTGGTCTCCCAGCTCAAGTTTGTGCTCGGGTTGACCGTTCCAGGCATCAGCGGTCCACTCTCTATCATATAT ACATTGAAGGAGATCTTTGACCAGATCACCTCCACCAACATCTGTGACCTGGTGATGTCCATAGTGATCATGATGGTCGTGTTCATCGTGAAGGAGCTCAATGACAAATACAAAGCCAAGCTGCCTGTTCCCATCCCCATTGAAGTTTTCATG ACTGTCATAGCTTGTGGGGTGTCCTATGGGTTCAACTTCCAGACGAGATATGATATTGACGTTGTTGGCAAAATGGTCAGTGG ATATGAATCTCCCATTGCGCCCAACGTTGAAGTCTTCCAGGAAAGTGCTGTGGAGGCCTTTCCTATAGCCATAGTCGGGTTTGCTGTTGCCTTCTCTGTGGCCAAAGTCTACTCTATCAAACATGATTACACGATTGATGGGAACCAG GAGCTCATTGCATTTGGGGTTAGTAACATATTTGGCGCAAGCTTCAGGTCGTTTGCAGCCAGCACAGCGCTCTCCAGGACGGCCGTGCAGGAGAGCTCGGGAGGCAAAACACAG ATTGCAGGCCTGATCTCAGCTGCCATGGCGATGATTGTAACCTTGGCACTTGGCTTCCTGCTGGAGCCGCTTCCCACT TCTGTCCTGGGGGCCCTGGTCATCGTCAACCTAAAGGGCATGCTGGTGCAGTTCAGAGAAATCCCATACTTGTGGATAAGAGACAAACCAGAATGT GTGGTGTGGGTGGGGACATGCCTGGGTGCCATCCTGCTGGGACTGGATCTTGGCCTGGCGGTGGGTCTGGGTGTGGAACTGCTCACCGTGGTCTACAGGACTCAGTT TCCCCGCTGTTCTGTCCTGGCAAACATCCCAGGGACCGACCTCTACAAAGATCGTAAAGATTACACGCAT ATATCTGAAATACCGGGAGTGAAAATCTTCCGGATACCCTCGCCTATCTTCTTTGCCAATATTGAATTCTTCCGGGACAAGCTGGTAGAAACC GTCGGGTTTAACCCTCTCAGGGTTTTGAGAAAGAGGAACAAGGCTCTCTGGAAAATCAATAAACGGTTGCAGAAAAAGGAGGATGACGTTACTGCG AAAGGCCCGGAGGAGTTATTTGGTACCACTGATGGGTCAGGCATGAACGTGGACGGGCAGGAGCGTCCCTCTGACCTCAAAGACCTTCCTTTCCGGGTGGATTGGAGAGCAGAGCTTCCCGTTGACGTCACTGTTCCCAGAGTGGACCTCCACAGCCTGATCCTGGACTTCTCTGCTGTGTCCTTCCTGGACATATCTGCTCTGAAGGGACTCAAAGCG GCACTCAAAGAGTTCATCCGTGTAGATGTGGAGGTTTACATCGTCTCTTGTGATG AGTGCATCCTGGAGAAATTACACAGCTGTAGGTTCTTTGATGAGGAGATCCTCACCTCCATGTTCTTCCCGACCCTTCATGACGCCACGCTGCATGTGCTAGACAGATCAAAGGACAGAAGTCGAGGCTGGGTG TTGAGTGAAAGCAGACTGTAG
- the cbll1 gene encoding E3 ubiquitin-protein ligase Hakai isoform X2: MIPCKHVFCYDCALLHEKKGDKMCPGLTMYNCTDPVQRIEQSLRGSLYMCSVVPGCKRTYLSQRDLQAHVNHRHLRAAKSSAGRQEPAHLPLQSDDRFRVPPPHLPKNHVHLPNPLQHSSHDPYSQPPLPSAHEAPPPSALGPETFRISTVTTRKHSNLITVPIQDDSSSREPLSGGPGPGQPPHHHPGDYPGQPPVVSHAHHMMAPPQQHFGPPPPPPPPINHPMQHPPQTSGTPHMVYNQAPPPPMSTAPPPITPPPGHIMAQMPPYMNHPPPGPPPQHSGPPVNAPPPHHYNPNSMQQFPEDQGTLSPPFSQPGGVSPGMWPAPRGPPPPRMQGPPQGQMPGPHHPDQGRYRPYYQ, translated from the exons ATG ATCCCCTgcaaacatgttttctgttaCGACTGTGCTTTGCTTCATGAGAAGAAAGGAGATAAGATGTGCCCTGG CCTCACCATGTACAACTGCACGGACCCGGTGCAGCGCATTGAACAGAGCCTGCGCGGCTCCCTTTATATGTGCAGCGTCGTGCCTGGATGCAAGCGGACCTACCTGTCTCAGCGGGACCTGCAGGCCCACGTTAATCACCGCCACCTGAGGGCGGCCAAGTCATCCGCCGGCCGTCAGGAGCCAGCGCACCTGCCCCTCCAATCCGACGACCGTTTCCGCGTGCCTCCCCCTCACCTTCCCAAGAACCACGTTCACCTGCCCAACCCGCTCCAGCACAGCAGTCACGACCCCTACAGTCAGCCGCCCCTGCCGTCAGCCcacgaagccccgccccccagtgCCCTGGGCCCCGAGACATTTCGCATCTCCACAGTGACGACCCGCAAGCATAGCAATCTCATCACAGTGCCCATTCAAGATGACTCTTCCTCTCGGGAGCCGCTCTCTGGAGGTCCGGGGCCCGGCCAGccaccccaccaccacccgGGGGACTATCCCGGTCAACCCCCTGTGGTGTCCCACGCTCACCACATGATGGCCCCACCGCAGCAGCACTTcggccccccaccacccccgccccctcctaTCAATCACCCCATGCAGCATCCTCCCCAGACTTCTGGTACGCCACACATGGTGTACAAccaggcccctccccccccaatgTCCACAGCTCCCCCTCCAATCACTCCTCCGCCTGGGCACATTATGGCCCAAATGCCCCCCTATATGAACCACCCGCCCCCAGGACCACCACCACAGCACAGTGGCCCCCCAGTCAACGCCCCCCCACCTCATCACTACAACCCCAACTCAATGCAGCAGTTCCCCGAAGACCAAGGCACCCTCAGTCCCCCGTTCAGCCAGCCAGGAGGGGTCAGCCCCGGGATGTGGCCCGCTCCGAGGGGGCCTCCACCACCACGAATGCAGGGTCCTCCCCAAGGCCAGATGCCTGGACCCCACCACCCAGATCAGGGCCGCTACCGGCCTTATTATCAGTAA
- the LOC120817494 gene encoding chloride anion exchanger, translating into MRRGAQQYVVARPLYSEESFAEDHETVYRHRKTTLDHIKQYFTCDARRAKNAALSLLPVIAWMKIYRIKEWLLSDIVSGISTGLVAVLQGLAYCLLASLPPWYGLFSAFFPVVLYFFLGTSRHISVGPFPVLCLMIGSVVTRLVPDEGLPHNITGFEGLTRDEQRVLVASSVTFLAGIMQLAMGILQVGFVVMYLSDTLVSGFTTAAAVHILVSQLKFVLGLTVPGLSGPLALIYTLEIIFNKITSTNVCDVVISLTIMVVVFVVKELNDRFKSKLPVPIPIEVIMTVIACGVSYAFDFKTRYGIEVVGYIPKGYEPPMAPNLHIFQETAVEAFPMAIVGFAVAFSVAKVYSVKHDYTIDGNQELIAFGASNIFGASFKSFAASTALSRSAVQESTGGKTQVAGLLSAIIVMIVTLAIGFLLEPLPKSVLGAVVIVNLKGMLMQFRDVPYLWRRDKPDCVVWLGTCIAAILLGLDLGLAAGLGVELISVVLRAQFPRCSVLANINGTDIYKDRKDYVDIYEPEGVKIFRIPSPIFFANIEFFRSKLVEAVGFNPLRVLRKRNKALRRIRKLLKKGDLQWTSKGFLNTSCGPIKESEDESNMEELDLPTDFKDLPTRIDWSAELPANIIVPRVDVHSLVLDFAAVSFLDISALKGLKTMLKELIRVEVEVYIVACDPYILEKLHDCCFFDDEVQPSMFFLTLHDAMLYVHEKHPGSTEKKSDFDKIITTVTVHQPGGSLRSRDRHAPYPETKF; encoded by the exons ATGTGACGCCAGACGAGCCAAGAACgcggctctctctctcctgccggTCATCGCCTGGATGAAGATCTACCGCATCAAAGAGTGGCTGCTCAGTGACATCGTGTCCGGCATCAGCACCGGCCTGGTGGCTGTGCTGCAag GTCTGGCCTACTGTCTGCTGGCCTCTCTACCTCCCTGGTATGGACTCTTCTCCGCCTTCTTCCCCGTCGTCCTTTACTTTTTCCTGGGCACATCCCGACACATCTCAGTGG GTCCGTTCCCAGTCTTGTGTCTGATGATCGGCTCGGTGGTCACCAGGTTGGTCCCTGACGAGGGTCTACCCCACAACATCACAGGCTTTGAAGGCCTCACCAGAGACGAACAGAGAGTGTTGGTGGCGTCTTCTGTAACCTTCCTCGCCGGTATCATGCAG ctaGCGATGGGTATCCTGCAGGTGGGGTTTGTTGTCATGTACCTGTCCGACACCCTGGTGTCTGGCTTCACCACGGCGGCCGCCGTCCACATCTTGGTGTCCCAGCTCAAGTTTGTGTTGGGGCTGACTGTCCCAGGCCTCAGCGGTCCCCTCGCGCTCATATAT ACCCTGGAGATCATCTTCAATAAAATCACCTCCACCAACGTGTGTGACGTGGTGATTTCCTTGACAATCATGGTGGTGGTTTTTGTCGTGAAGGAGCTGAACGACCGTTTCAAATCCAAGCTGCCCGTGCCCATCCCCATAGAGGTTATCATG acTGTCATTGCGTGTGGAGTTTCATACGCATTTGACTTCAAGACAAGATACGGCATTGAAGTTGTCGGCTATATTCCAAAGGG ATACGAGCCTCCGATGGCACCGAACCTGCACATCTTCCAGGAGACAGCAGTCGAGGCGTTTCCCATGGCGATAGTGGGTTTCGCTGTTGCCTTCTCCGTGGCAAAAGTCTATTCAGTAAAACACGACTACACTATAGACGGAAACCAG GAGCTGATAGCTTTTGGAGCCAGCAACATCTTTGGAGCTTCCTTCAAGTCGTTTGCTGCGAGTACAGCCCTCTCCAGGAGTGCAGTGCAGGAAAGCACAGGTGGTAAGACCCAG GTGGCTGGTTTACTATCGGCTATCATAGTGATGATCGTCACACTGGCCATCGGATTCCTACTTGAGCCGCTCCCGAAG TCTGTGCTGGGTGCTGTGGTCATCGTCAACCTAAAGGGCATGCTGATGCAGTTCAGAGACGTCCCGTACTTGTGGCGGAGGGACAAACCAGACTGT GTGGTGTGGTTGGGTACCTGCATTGCAGCCATTTTGCTAGGGCTGGATCTCGGATTGGCTGCAGGCCTCGGCGTGGAGCTGATCAGTGTTGTCCTCAGGGCTCAGTT CCCCCGCTGCAGTGTGCTGGCCAACATCAATGGAACTGATATCTACAAAGACCGAAAAGATTATGTTGAT ATATATGAGCCAGAGGGAGTGAAGATCTTCAGGATACCATCACCAATCTTCTTTGCCAACATTGAGTTCTTCAGGAGCAAACTGGTGGAAGCT GTTGGATTTAACCCCCTCAGAGTgttgagaaagagaaacaaagcaCTCAGGCGGATCCGGAAACTTCTAAAGAAGGGAGACCTTCAGTGGACATCA AAAGGCTTCCTGAACACCTCATGTGGACCCATCAAAGAGTCGGAGGATGAGAGCAACATGGAGGAGCTAGATCTGCCTACTGACTTCAAGGACCTCCCGACCCGGATCGACTGGAGCGCCGAGCTTCCCGCCAACATCATTGTTCCCAGAGTCGACGTCCACAGCCTGGTCCTGGACTTTGCCGCGGTTTCCTTCCTGGACATCTCTGCTCTGAAGGGACTGAAAACA ATGCTGAAAGAGCTGATCCGGGTGGAAGTTGAGGTTTACATTGTGGCTTGTGATC CTTACATCTTGGAGAAACTGCATGACTGTTGCTTCTTTGATGATGAAGTTCAGCCATCAATGTTCTTCCTGACTCTGCACGACGCCATGCTGTACGTCCATGAGAAACATCCAGGGTCCACAGAAAAGAAATCTGACTTTGACAAG ATTATAACAACGGTGACAGTTCATCAACCTGGAGGCAGCTTGAGGAGCAGAGACAGACAT GCTCCATATCCAGAAACCAAGTTCTGA